Within Gemmatimonadota bacterium, the genomic segment GACCAGCTGCGGACGGTGCTCATCGGGTTGCCGGCGCTGCCGCGCACGTCGCTCGCACCGGTGCCGCTCTACCAGGTGGCCGCGCCCACGCCCACCGGTGCGCTCGCCCCCGGCGAGAAGCGCTATCTGTCCGTGTTCGCCGAGGTCAAGAAGGAGGGCTACTGGGTCCCCGCGCCGATGATCCTCGGGCGCGTGGTCTTCGGCTCGATGCTGCTCGACCTCCGCGAGGCGGAGATCCCGCTCGAGGGCATCACGCTCGACCTCGACGTGCTCTTCGGTGAGTGCAAGGTCCTGCTGCCACCCGGCCTGAACGCGGACGTCGACGCCTCGGCGATGCTCGGCGACGTGACCGACAAGTCCAAGCGCGGCCTACCGGAAGCGCCGGTGGTGCGCGTGCGCGGGAGCGCCCTCTTCGGCAGCATCGTCGTGAAGACCACGTTGCCCAAGGCCGCACGACTCGAGAGCTGGCGAATCCAGCTCAAGAAGTTCCTCGGCTAGGGGCCCTGCGAGAGGTACGCCTCGGCGTACCGGACGATGCTCTCCTCGATCACGCGCATCGCGACGTCACTCTTCTCCCAGCCGAGAAGCTCTACGCGCTTCCCCTCGAGGTCCTTGTAGATGGCGAAGAAGTGCTCGACTTCACGCAGGTAGTGCTGCGGCAGGTCGGCGATGTCGAAGTAC encodes:
- a CDS encoding DUF1707 and DUF2154 domain-containing protein, with translation MSLEVEREQAVQTLCAHYAQDHLTTGELESRFERVYKADSADQLRTVLIGLPALPRTSLAPVPLYQVAAPTPTGALAPGEKRYLSVFAEVKKEGYWVPAPMILGRVVFGSMLLDLREAEIPLEGITLDLDVLFGECKVLLPPGLNADVDASAMLGDVTDKSKRGLPEAPVVRVRGSALFGSIVVKTTLPKAARLESWRIQLKKFLG